A window of Thermofilaceae archaeon contains these coding sequences:
- a CDS encoding prohibitin family protein produces MEVPVRVSVGGARRNASKIVFAAIAATAALAVIFATTFYVVNLGEIAVVVDPITGAIGRPVLGPAIGFKAPWAYIVKDYAGVEAVDMFIEPPRDYPAIEALTKDGVVALVDVTIRYRLIPEKFDLLVRYYPRLNYEEDFLVATARQVTREIIANFSMTDLIEKRELVARSVEEALAARIRGDAIIGQCLELLGVNLRNIKLPDTVVQAINEKVAAQQRALKAEYERQAALIQANASAQAALIQARGQAEALLTLARAQAESISLIANQTGVPPSQVVAYYFYLEAIKQLAQSGRATIVISPTGVTPLIPLPTQQQGG; encoded by the coding sequence AGTGTTTGCCGCTATCGCTGCTACTGCGGCTCTCGCCGTCATCTTCGCGACGACCTTCTACGTAGTTAACCTGGGTGAAATAGCCGTCGTCGTCGACCCGATCACGGGCGCGATCGGTAGGCCGGTGCTGGGGCCCGCGATCGGTTTCAAAGCGCCCTGGGCCTACATCGTAAAGGATTACGCGGGGGTTGAAGCTGTTGACATGTTCATCGAGCCGCCGCGCGACTACCCGGCCATCGAGGCGCTCACGAAGGACGGCGTTGTCGCGCTGGTGGACGTAACGATCAGGTACAGGCTGATCCCCGAGAAATTCGATCTCCTCGTCAGGTACTACCCGAGGCTGAACTACGAGGAGGACTTCCTCGTCGCGACCGCTAGGCAGGTCACCAGGGAGATCATTGCGAACTTCTCAATGACCGACCTCATCGAGAAGAGGGAGCTCGTCGCCCGCAGCGTTGAGGAGGCGTTGGCCGCGAGGATCAGGGGGGACGCCATCATCGGCCAGTGCCTGGAGCTACTCGGGGTGAACCTGAGGAACATCAAGCTCCCCGACACTGTTGTGCAAGCGATTAACGAGAAGGTTGCAGCCCAGCAGCGGGCCTTGAAGGCCGAGTACGAGAGGCAGGCTGCACTGATACAGGCCAACGCGTCCGCGCAGGCAGCTCTGATACAAGCCAGAGGTCAGGCTGAGGCGCTCCTAACGCTGGCCCGCGCCCAGGCGGAGTCGATCAGCCTGATCGCCAACCAGACCGGAGTCCCACCGTCGCAGGTTGTCGCCTACTACTTCTACCTAGAGGCGATCAAGCAGCTCGCCCAGAGCGGTAGAGCCACCATCGTGATCTCCCCCACGGGTGTTACACCACTAATCCCGCTGCCAACCCAACAGCAGGGAGGGTGA